A single genomic interval of Microbulbifer variabilis harbors:
- a CDS encoding tautomerase family protein, translated as MPHVTITTVKELVDERVKKELLQKISDIMVEVEGGGDESFRQHVWVSLDLVEAENWSLGGQILTKEMALQIKEKADSSRAL; from the coding sequence ATGCCACATGTAACAATTACAACAGTTAAAGAGCTAGTTGATGAGCGTGTGAAGAAGGAGTTGCTGCAAAAAATCAGTGATATTATGGTGGAGGTCGAAGGCGGCGGAGATGAGAGTTTTAGGCAGCATGTGTGGGTTTCTTTAGACTTGGTTGAGGCAGAAAACTGGTCGTTAGGTGGGCAAATCTTAACGAAAGAGATGGCCTTGCAAATCAAAGAGAAAGCAGATTCTAGCAGAGCATTGTAG
- a CDS encoding arylsulfatase, which translates to MFSSTLVFRRLFMGAIVLCFLQWHVIAQPQPQPQPQPQPQPQPQPQPQLEGQGQTQAPPELQAQDTPLTKPNILVIWGDDIGIWNISFNSRGMMGYATPNIDRLAVEGLSFTDYYGQQSCTAGRAAFLAGNVPVRTGMTKVGLPGAKEGWQKSDATIATVMKSLGYVTGQFGKNHQGDRNEHLPTNHGFDEFFGNLYHLNAEEEPENRDYPKNPEFRKKFGPRGVIKSYAGGSIEDTGPLTKKRMETIDDETLAAAIDFIERAHQAGKPFFVWWNATRMHFRTHVREEHKNLAGPNSNEYMDGMVEHDILVGKLLSLLDRLKIADNTIVFYSTDNGPHFNTWPDAATTPFRSEKNSNWEGAYRVPAFVRWPGKFPAGTTLTGIVSHEDWLPTLAAAGGNPNIKEQLKQGVELNGRRYRNYVDGYNMLDYFSGKAKLSPRKEFIYVNDDGQIVAMRYEPWKAIFLENRGKGFEVWREPFTELRIPLLFNLRQDPFEKAQHSSNTYNDWFIDRAFVLVPMQQLAAKFLSTMKEYPPSQVPGSFNLEKVQKQLEAGASGSN; encoded by the coding sequence ATGTTTTCATCCACTCTGGTATTCCGTCGATTGTTCATGGGTGCAATTGTATTGTGTTTTTTGCAATGGCACGTTATTGCTCAGCCTCAGCCTCAGCCTCAGCCTCAGCCTCAGCCTCAGCCTCAGCCTCAGCCTCAGCCTCAGTTGGAGGGGCAGGGGCAAACTCAAGCCCCACCGGAGCTTCAAGCTCAGGACACCCCGCTTACAAAGCCCAATATCCTGGTAATTTGGGGGGATGATATCGGTATTTGGAATATCAGTTTTAATAGTCGAGGCATGATGGGTTATGCCACGCCCAACATTGATCGATTGGCTGTTGAGGGGCTGTCATTTACCGATTACTACGGCCAGCAATCTTGTACGGCCGGAAGGGCCGCTTTCCTGGCAGGTAATGTGCCAGTGCGTACTGGAATGACCAAAGTAGGGCTCCCAGGAGCTAAGGAAGGCTGGCAAAAGAGTGATGCGACAATTGCCACGGTTATGAAAAGCCTCGGTTATGTTACTGGTCAGTTTGGTAAGAATCACCAGGGTGACCGGAATGAACATCTGCCCACTAACCATGGGTTTGATGAGTTTTTCGGAAATCTCTACCATCTCAATGCTGAAGAAGAGCCAGAGAATCGCGATTACCCCAAAAATCCTGAATTCCGCAAAAAATTTGGCCCACGCGGAGTGATCAAGTCTTATGCGGGTGGTTCCATTGAGGATACAGGCCCGCTCACTAAAAAACGCATGGAGACAATTGATGATGAAACTCTAGCTGCAGCTATTGACTTTATAGAGCGTGCTCATCAGGCCGGAAAGCCTTTCTTTGTCTGGTGGAATGCTACTCGGATGCATTTTCGTACTCATGTGCGAGAGGAGCATAAAAATCTGGCTGGACCGAACAGCAACGAGTATATGGATGGCATGGTAGAGCATGACATCCTGGTGGGAAAATTACTGAGTTTACTCGATCGTCTGAAAATTGCTGACAATACGATTGTATTTTATTCCACCGATAATGGACCACACTTCAATACCTGGCCTGACGCGGCCACAACTCCCTTTCGCAGTGAAAAGAACTCCAACTGGGAGGGGGCTTATCGGGTACCGGCTTTTGTTCGCTGGCCTGGAAAATTTCCAGCTGGCACTACCCTAACAGGCATCGTTTCCCATGAAGACTGGCTGCCAACACTGGCTGCCGCCGGCGGAAACCCTAATATCAAAGAGCAACTAAAGCAGGGGGTAGAATTGAACGGTCGCCGCTATCGCAACTATGTCGATGGTTATAACATGTTGGATTACTTTTCTGGTAAGGCCAAATTGTCACCACGAAAGGAATTTATATATGTTAATGATGATGGTCAAATAGTCGCTATGCGTTACGAGCCATGGAAAGCCATTTTCCTAGAGAATCGTGGTAAAGGTTTTGAAGTCTGGCGCGAACCTTTTACTGAACTGCGTATTCCCTTACTGTTTAATTTACGTCAGGATCCTTTCGAAAAAGCACAACATAGCTCCAATACCTATAATGATTGGTTTATTGATCGTGCATTTGTATTGGTTCCTATGCAGCAGCTCGCTGCCAAGTTCCTGAGCACCATGAAGGAATACCCCCCCAGTCAAGTTCCCGGCTCTTTCAATTTGGAAAAGGTACAAAAACAGCTAGAGGCTGGAGCTTCGGGTAGTAACTGA
- a CDS encoding HAD family hydrolase yields the protein MAFSQRKLTVFCLLLLINIFFSSTGVSADLPSWNNTSTKSAIVSFVKKVTQEGSSDFVPPELRIAVFDNDGTLWAEKPAYVQLLFAIDEIKRLAPEHPKWQKEQPFASILKEDFHSLLTLGKADRLKIISTTQTGMTDTEFNRVVNSWLTDAKNPLTGKPYRNMVYQPMHELLEYLRANGFKTYISSGGGVDFIRALSMSFYGIPPEQVIGSRFKLRYEDDDGHPQIITTDKLDFVNDGVGKAIGISQVIGLRPIFVAGNSDGDLQMLEWSTSGKGPRFGMLIHHTDSKREWSYDSGSKVGHLDKALKAAKLYGWTVVDMTKDWAVVFPQSKVTTPEKEISETPVEDGG from the coding sequence ATGGCTTTCTCTCAAAGAAAATTGACAGTTTTTTGCTTGCTGCTTCTGATAAATATTTTCTTTTCCAGCACGGGTGTGAGTGCAGATCTTCCATCATGGAATAATACGTCAACAAAATCTGCCATCGTAAGTTTTGTAAAGAAAGTGACGCAAGAAGGCAGTTCCGACTTTGTTCCTCCAGAGCTACGTATTGCTGTATTCGATAACGATGGCACTTTGTGGGCGGAAAAGCCTGCTTACGTTCAGTTACTTTTTGCGATAGACGAGATTAAGCGATTGGCACCTGAGCACCCGAAGTGGCAGAAGGAGCAACCTTTTGCCTCCATTCTAAAAGAAGATTTTCATAGCTTATTGACCCTTGGCAAAGCGGATAGATTAAAAATAATCAGTACTACTCAAACAGGTATGACAGATACGGAATTTAATAGGGTTGTAAATTCCTGGCTTACTGACGCCAAAAACCCCCTTACGGGAAAGCCTTATCGAAATATGGTTTATCAGCCGATGCATGAATTGCTGGAGTACTTGCGCGCAAATGGTTTTAAAACCTATATATCTTCAGGTGGTGGAGTTGATTTCATTAGGGCACTCTCAATGAGCTTCTACGGCATCCCGCCGGAACAGGTAATTGGTAGCCGTTTTAAATTACGGTATGAAGATGATGATGGTCATCCTCAAATCATTACAACGGATAAACTTGACTTCGTGAATGATGGTGTAGGCAAGGCTATTGGCATAAGTCAGGTTATTGGGCTCCGTCCAATTTTTGTTGCTGGAAATTCAGACGGTGATTTACAGATGTTGGAGTGGTCTACTTCCGGTAAAGGGCCTCGTTTTGGCATGTTAATTCACCATACCGATAGTAAGAGGGAGTGGTCTTATGATAGTGGCTCTAAGGTAGGGCACCTGGATAAGGCTCTAAAAGCTGCCAAGCTCTATGGGTGGACGGTTGTAGATATGACAAAAGACTGGGCAGTGGTTTTTCCTCAGTCTAAAGTCACCACACCTGAAAAGGAAATATCTGAAACACCGGTTGAAGATGGTGGTTAA
- a CDS encoding patatin-like phospholipase family protein has protein sequence MSNTAWVTSAISEADTLWQNSRTSIEGKSFSDVQDSNGLQYVDLVMEGGGMLGIALVGYTYILEKAGIRFRKVAGTSAGAINALFLAAAGTPSSLKSAKLLDIMAKADFASFEDGERFARKTVQRLLKGKGLFSSLALHPFDSLRTCKQLLRDKGLNPGDAFSQWLQEELRQLGITNTAQLKQRINQFPTLHYRGEPDHQVGAAEVALVAADITTETRAVFPAKAPLYFSNPDAINPAEFVRASMSVPGFFKPYTVKNIPQLDECSSVAENWRSIKGIGDPRLFFKNGFPKEIQFVDGGLVSNFPFDIFHKPVGTPKLPTFGIKLEVDHYQPKSDKVGRFAMGLINTCRNMLDNHVRASLNAEYHTLVKEIAIEPMANGEHPHWLDFAMPGEHCEHLFLSGVRAAIEFLSNGFQWEDYLVLRRPEVFYSGEQLA, from the coding sequence ATGAGTAACACAGCGTGGGTGACCAGCGCCATCTCCGAAGCCGATACTCTTTGGCAAAATTCGCGTACATCGATCGAAGGCAAGTCATTTAGTGATGTGCAGGACTCTAACGGCCTCCAGTATGTCGACCTGGTGATGGAAGGCGGTGGCATGCTGGGAATTGCCCTGGTGGGCTACACCTACATCCTTGAGAAGGCCGGTATTCGCTTTCGCAAGGTTGCAGGTACTTCTGCAGGTGCCATCAATGCACTATTTTTAGCCGCTGCCGGTACGCCGAGCTCACTTAAGAGTGCAAAGTTACTGGATATTATGGCTAAGGCGGACTTTGCCAGCTTTGAAGATGGTGAGCGCTTTGCGCGTAAAACGGTGCAGCGCCTGCTCAAAGGTAAAGGGCTTTTTAGTAGCCTGGCCCTACACCCATTCGACTCCCTGCGTACCTGCAAACAGCTATTGCGAGATAAGGGCCTCAATCCTGGCGACGCTTTTAGCCAATGGTTGCAAGAAGAGTTACGCCAGCTGGGCATTACCAATACCGCGCAACTTAAGCAGCGTATCAACCAGTTTCCCACTCTCCATTATCGGGGAGAACCCGATCATCAGGTGGGCGCTGCAGAAGTGGCGCTGGTAGCAGCGGATATTACCACTGAGACACGGGCTGTTTTTCCGGCAAAAGCCCCTCTCTACTTTAGCAACCCGGATGCGATAAATCCCGCCGAATTCGTACGGGCTTCCATGTCTGTGCCGGGCTTTTTCAAACCCTATACAGTGAAAAATATTCCCCAGCTGGATGAATGCAGTTCAGTGGCCGAGAACTGGCGCAGTATCAAGGGAATTGGTGATCCCAGGCTGTTCTTTAAAAATGGTTTTCCTAAAGAAATTCAGTTTGTGGATGGTGGCCTAGTATCCAACTTCCCCTTTGATATCTTCCACAAGCCAGTCGGTACCCCCAAACTACCCACTTTTGGCATTAAGCTGGAAGTGGACCACTATCAACCCAAGTCTGACAAGGTGGGGCGCTTTGCCATGGGGCTAATCAATACCTGCCGTAACATGCTCGACAACCATGTGCGGGCCAGCCTAAATGCGGAATACCACACGCTGGTGAAAGAGATCGCTATAGAACCTATGGCCAACGGCGAGCATCCCCACTGGTTGGATTTCGCCATGCCAGGAGAACACTGCGAACACCTGTTCCTGTCCGGCGTAAGGGCGGCGATCGAGTTCCTAAGCAACGGATTTCAATGGGAGGATTATCTTGTTCTGCGCAGGCCGGAAGTTTTCTACTCTGGGGAGCAGTTGGCTTAA
- a CDS encoding STAS/SEC14 domain-containing protein, which translates to MIKAIDIGIPNALAFRVSDSITESDVSETLAQAKSLGEKYKRITIYEEIESFKGLEFSAVLEKLKYLVNVGISNISAAAILTDKQWLQKIVKAEDKIFRNIDIQCFPLEQRDEAVQFLNRYRPEKLD; encoded by the coding sequence ATGATCAAAGCGATAGATATCGGTATTCCTAATGCCCTCGCTTTCAGGGTATCTGATTCAATTACTGAAAGTGATGTTTCCGAGACTTTGGCTCAAGCAAAGTCGCTTGGTGAGAAGTATAAGAGGATCACTATCTATGAGGAAATTGAGTCATTTAAGGGGCTTGAGTTCTCGGCAGTGCTAGAAAAATTGAAATACTTGGTTAATGTTGGTATTTCTAATATCTCTGCGGCAGCCATTCTGACGGATAAGCAATGGCTACAAAAGATTGTGAAGGCTGAAGATAAGATATTTAGGAATATAGATATCCAGTGCTTCCCTTTGGAACAGCGTGACGAGGCGGTTCAATTTCTCAACCGTTACAGGCCAGAAAAACTCGATTAA
- a CDS encoding GyrI-like domain-containing protein translates to MVVEQIPGFDLVGLCARTKNENEADASTAQIAPLWEKFSTEAAPKFTGAPQIYGVYTNYESDHSGLFDIYACSDLLSTDMSEDFKPIHVQSGKYLVFSAQGEMPQTVIDLWGEIWNYFSSPDCPHQRAYTTDFEHYLSPNEIRVAISIK, encoded by the coding sequence ATGGTCGTTGAACAAATTCCCGGCTTTGATCTGGTGGGGCTCTGCGCAAGAACAAAGAATGAGAATGAGGCGGATGCCTCTACTGCGCAAATAGCCCCCCTGTGGGAGAAGTTTAGTACCGAGGCAGCTCCCAAGTTTACGGGAGCTCCCCAGATTTATGGGGTTTATACCAACTATGAGTCAGACCATAGCGGGTTGTTTGATATCTATGCTTGCTCAGATCTGCTTTCAACAGATATGTCCGAAGATTTCAAGCCGATACATGTGCAATCGGGTAAGTATCTGGTGTTTTCCGCCCAGGGAGAAATGCCGCAGACGGTTATCGACTTATGGGGTGAGATATGGAATTACTTTTCCTCACCGGATTGTCCTCATCAAAGAGCCTACACCACAGACTTTGAACATTACCTGAGCCCAAATGAGATAAGAGTTGCCATTTCAATCAAATAG
- a CDS encoding enterotoxin (HBL), whose protein sequence is MSQVSDDVDLVAEKSSSPVVVKLSLAKAFKHSAQSIRETQNTYKQNVVAINTLVTSVLSSSLPTLNQNPPDWSEFVEAYTQANTDALDWVNNVLARLLDVPSEVQSYNGIISQLLQDALTQANTLNSDPGNTSALNILKNDLDSINSQLGIVSTFISGAVQAIQGFQDKLPDMATQLQSIADKSVQDAQADEQQIADLKKEIKNLQADIKSLTTSIVALGIADATAISLGTVASIVAFPEGLLTWFVMGPVAAVASTFIALDAAKIVADQKSIKAKQAEMNLVTADVSTLQMLSQSFGQLAEETQQVEDNLQAVLQEWQTLESDVSGAISDIQTAISDEEGANFSAVINDLNDAITEWDDAYSQAGSLYLELNVNDADLTIGMSSDQVQSAFASGNAVGVIQYYNSL, encoded by the coding sequence ATGTCACAGGTAAGTGATGACGTAGATTTGGTGGCGGAGAAAAGTTCCAGTCCAGTGGTGGTGAAACTTTCATTAGCAAAAGCTTTCAAGCATAGTGCTCAATCTATTCGCGAAACTCAGAATACGTACAAGCAGAATGTAGTTGCAATAAACACTCTGGTGACTAGCGTTTTGTCCTCAAGCTTGCCTACCTTAAATCAAAATCCGCCGGATTGGAGTGAGTTTGTAGAGGCCTATACACAGGCCAATACCGACGCGCTCGATTGGGTAAATAATGTACTGGCCAGGCTTCTGGATGTGCCGAGTGAGGTGCAAAGTTACAACGGTATTATCAGTCAGTTGTTGCAGGATGCTTTAACCCAGGCGAATACACTCAATAGTGACCCAGGTAATACATCGGCTCTTAATATATTGAAGAACGACCTGGATTCAATCAACTCTCAACTGGGTATTGTTTCGACCTTTATCAGTGGCGCAGTTCAGGCAATTCAAGGGTTTCAGGATAAATTGCCTGATATGGCGACTCAATTGCAGTCAATTGCCGATAAGTCTGTTCAGGATGCGCAGGCCGATGAACAGCAAATTGCTGATTTAAAGAAAGAAATAAAAAATCTTCAGGCAGATATCAAATCACTGACAACAAGCATTGTTGCTCTTGGTATTGCGGATGCTACTGCTATTTCTTTGGGTACTGTCGCTTCTATAGTAGCCTTCCCTGAAGGTCTGCTGACCTGGTTCGTTATGGGGCCGGTAGCTGCAGTGGCAAGCACCTTTATTGCATTGGATGCTGCCAAAATTGTTGCAGACCAAAAGAGCATCAAGGCTAAGCAAGCAGAAATGAATCTGGTAACTGCAGATGTATCAACTCTTCAGATGTTGTCGCAAAGCTTTGGGCAGCTCGCTGAGGAGACCCAGCAGGTAGAAGATAATTTGCAGGCTGTATTGCAAGAGTGGCAAACTCTTGAAAGTGATGTATCTGGCGCCATTAGTGACATTCAGACAGCCATTTCTGACGAGGAGGGCGCTAACTTCTCGGCCGTGATCAATGACCTCAATGATGCGATCACTGAATGGGATGATGCCTATTCCCAGGCGGGCAGCTTGTATCTTGAGCTTAATGTGAATGATGCAGATCTAACAATTGGCATGAGCTCAGATCAGGTTCAGTCTGCTTTTGCCAGTGGCAATGCGGTTGGAGTAATTCAATACTACAACAGCCTCTAG
- a CDS encoding MarR family winged helix-turn-helix transcriptional regulator, which translates to MSYSVNETLHQLIHAYKKQLRISIQEQRIDLPVNHIRVLKGICKYPQSTARSIALKMNQDKAQITRVLNELVQSKLIKKTDNPNDRRSQFLAPTASGKKILEKVHNLETEVIAVMTHNLSEKELKAFAHIASVMIENLTKHPTSD; encoded by the coding sequence GTGAGCTACTCAGTCAACGAAACCCTGCACCAGCTGATCCACGCTTACAAAAAGCAGCTGCGGATCAGCATTCAGGAGCAAAGAATTGACCTTCCGGTAAATCATATTCGCGTGCTCAAGGGAATTTGCAAGTATCCTCAGAGTACCGCACGGTCAATTGCCCTGAAAATGAATCAAGATAAGGCCCAGATTACACGGGTACTTAATGAGTTGGTTCAATCCAAACTTATCAAAAAAACAGACAACCCTAATGACCGCCGCAGTCAGTTCCTTGCTCCCACAGCATCAGGAAAAAAGATTCTTGAAAAAGTGCATAACCTGGAAACAGAGGTTATCGCTGTAATGACTCACAACCTGAGCGAAAAAGAACTCAAGGCGTTTGCCCATATCGCCAGCGTTATGATTGAGAACCTGACCAAACATCCTACTTCAGATTAA
- a CDS encoding siderophore-interacting protein, which translates to MAEKRTRELVVLRSTKVSEHMLRITLGGEGLESFPCDQESAYIKLVFPQGEGERPLMRSYTIRHQRQAEIDIDFALHEHEGPASNWAANAQPGDSILIGGPGPKKLVNPEADWFLLAGDMTALPAISVNLAQLPDESSGYAVIEVSSESDVQPLKHPKNLQLYWVVNSFPTGELLLPKIQALPWLPGQAAIWAACEFSSMRQLRKFFKHDKEIPKTHIYISSYWKLGDSDEGHKLAKKLDNEQT; encoded by the coding sequence ATGGCTGAAAAACGCACACGAGAGCTGGTCGTTTTGCGCTCCACCAAAGTCTCAGAACACATGTTACGTATCACTCTGGGTGGCGAAGGGTTGGAATCCTTTCCCTGCGACCAGGAAAGCGCCTATATAAAACTGGTTTTCCCCCAGGGTGAAGGTGAACGCCCACTGATGAGAAGCTATACCATCAGGCACCAACGGCAGGCAGAAATCGATATCGACTTCGCCTTGCATGAACATGAAGGGCCTGCCTCAAATTGGGCGGCCAATGCACAACCCGGAGACTCTATTCTGATAGGAGGCCCAGGCCCCAAAAAGCTGGTTAACCCCGAGGCCGACTGGTTTCTGCTCGCAGGTGATATGACCGCACTACCCGCCATCAGTGTTAACCTGGCCCAACTACCTGACGAGTCCAGCGGATATGCGGTGATAGAAGTTTCAAGCGAATCAGATGTTCAGCCACTGAAACACCCAAAAAACCTGCAACTGTACTGGGTGGTAAATTCCTTCCCCACCGGCGAACTACTGCTTCCTAAGATTCAGGCACTGCCCTGGCTTCCAGGCCAAGCCGCCATCTGGGCCGCCTGCGAATTTAGTAGCATGCGGCAGTTACGGAAATTTTTTAAGCACGATAAAGAAATCCCCAAAACCCATATTTACATTTCCAGCTACTGGAAACTTGGGGACTCTGATGAAGGGCACAAGCTCGCGAAAAAACTGGATAACGAGCAGACCTAA
- a CDS encoding NAD-dependent malic enzyme produces MSNNEKRPLYIPHAGPSLLEMPLLNKGSAFTLEERLEFNLAGLLPTNVETIEEQARRAYYQYQQCKTGLDKHIFLRGIQDDNETLFFYLIEHHIDEMLPIIYTPTVGAACEEFSNIYRNHRGLFVSYPDREYIDDILRSATKENVKVIVVTDGERILGLGDQGIGGMGIPIGKLSLYTACGGISPAYTLPVTLDVGTNNRTLLSDPMYMGWRHERISQKEYDEFLEQFIEAVKRRWPKVLVQFEDFAQTNAMPLLQRYRDQICCFNDDIQGTAAVTLGTILAACKTWQEPLTAQRVLIVGAGSAGCGIAEQVVSAMVQAGLSDTDARSRIFMFDRYGLVTSDMKGLHDFQAALAQSPDIFDGAPESDLQSLISKVKPSILIGVSGQGGLFNQQVIEALQAGHERPLVMPLSNPTSRAEATPTEIYTWTKGEALVATGSPFAAVEIDGRHHPVAQCNNVYIFPGIGLGVIAANATRVTDGMLMAASNALAEQAPVVKQGEGALLPHLDDIREVSIDIARAVAAQAQLDGVAPKVSHEQLERSLKRNFWHANYRSYRRRSF; encoded by the coding sequence ATGAGCAACAACGAAAAGCGTCCCTTATATATCCCGCATGCTGGCCCCTCTCTACTGGAAATGCCACTGCTAAACAAAGGCAGTGCATTTACCCTAGAGGAAAGGCTCGAGTTTAATCTGGCGGGTCTCTTGCCGACCAATGTAGAGACTATTGAGGAACAGGCTCGACGGGCCTATTACCAGTACCAACAGTGTAAGACAGGCCTGGATAAGCATATCTTTTTGCGTGGTATACAGGACGATAATGAAACGTTGTTCTTTTACCTGATTGAGCATCATATTGATGAAATGCTGCCGATCATCTATACGCCTACCGTTGGGGCGGCCTGTGAGGAATTCTCTAATATTTATCGCAACCATCGAGGTCTGTTTGTTTCCTACCCAGACCGAGAATACATAGATGATATCTTGCGCAGTGCCACTAAGGAAAACGTCAAGGTTATCGTCGTTACCGATGGTGAGCGTATCCTCGGTCTTGGCGACCAGGGTATTGGCGGCATGGGGATTCCCATTGGTAAATTATCTCTATATACCGCCTGTGGTGGTATCAGCCCAGCTTACACACTTCCGGTCACTTTGGATGTTGGCACCAATAACCGCACTCTGCTCAGCGATCCTATGTATATGGGTTGGCGCCATGAGCGTATCTCTCAGAAGGAGTACGATGAGTTTTTAGAGCAGTTTATCGAGGCGGTGAAGCGTCGCTGGCCCAAGGTTTTGGTGCAGTTTGAAGATTTTGCTCAAACAAATGCCATGCCGTTACTGCAGCGCTATAGGGATCAAATCTGCTGTTTCAATGACGATATCCAGGGTACTGCCGCTGTTACCCTGGGCACTATTTTGGCAGCTTGTAAAACCTGGCAGGAACCCTTAACGGCCCAGCGGGTTTTGATTGTGGGTGCTGGTTCTGCCGGTTGCGGAATCGCTGAGCAGGTGGTGTCTGCCATGGTACAGGCGGGGCTCAGTGATACGGATGCGCGCTCGCGTATTTTTATGTTTGATCGCTATGGATTGGTCACCTCGGATATGAAGGGGCTGCATGACTTCCAGGCGGCGCTGGCTCAGTCACCGGATATCTTCGATGGGGCGCCCGAGTCAGACCTGCAGAGTCTGATCAGTAAGGTGAAGCCGAGTATTCTTATTGGCGTATCCGGGCAGGGTGGGTTGTTTAACCAACAAGTAATTGAGGCGTTACAAGCTGGCCATGAGCGCCCACTGGTGATGCCGCTTTCAAACCCCACCTCCCGCGCGGAGGCGACTCCTACGGAAATATATACCTGGACTAAGGGAGAGGCGCTGGTGGCTACCGGTAGTCCTTTTGCTGCCGTGGAAATTGATGGACGCCACCACCCGGTTGCTCAGTGCAACAATGTGTATATTTTCCCTGGTATTGGTCTTGGGGTGATCGCAGCCAACGCCACGCGGGTTACCGATGGCATGTTGATGGCAGCTTCCAACGCCCTGGCGGAGCAGGCACCAGTGGTGAAGCAGGGGGAGGGCGCGCTGCTGCCGCACTTGGATGATATTCGTGAGGTGAGCATTGATATCGCCAGAGCTGTAGCTGCCCAGGCACAGCTCGATGGAGTTGCCCCGAAAGTGAGCCACGAGCAGTTAGAGAGGTCTCTCAAGCGCAACTTCTGGCACGCAAACTATCGCAGCTATCGACGCCGTTCCTTCTAA
- a CDS encoding serine hydrolase domain-containing protein yields MEFGDMYKFIVFIASAALWLPLQSKGADSAPQQAKLLFEQAVSSDTVPGISVAVGDTNGTQWAKGFGYSDLESKVPMTKKTKLRIGSVSKVITAAALMRLVEQGVLNLDSEVRLLVPDWPETHPAISLRQLTNHTSGIRDYIIPHEFLSNVQYNNTLEALNIFKNDPLLFVPGSDQSYSTYNWTLLSAAMESAKGETFKEIVSTEVFEPLGLKRTTFDDAAPIIPSRQGAYSFFTGVLINSPEVNSSYKYAGGGILSTPKDVVKFALSHLKPGFLQEESISELFTNSKLSDGTETNIGIGWFLGGQDFLAGYNSEEYADIRRILEVHPNLLYHTGLSIGSTSVLILCPEHQRAVTVIKNVDLESSADLVALALKTLDLFHSNEQVK; encoded by the coding sequence ATGGAATTTGGTGATATGTATAAATTTATAGTATTCATCGCTTCAGCGGCTCTTTGGTTGCCCTTACAATCAAAGGGCGCTGATAGTGCTCCACAACAAGCAAAACTTTTGTTTGAACAGGCCGTTTCCTCAGATACTGTTCCTGGTATTAGCGTGGCCGTTGGCGATACTAATGGCACTCAGTGGGCTAAAGGATTTGGGTATTCAGATCTTGAGTCTAAAGTTCCTATGACCAAAAAAACAAAACTCCGTATTGGAAGCGTTTCTAAGGTGATTACTGCGGCTGCTTTGATGCGTCTGGTAGAGCAGGGAGTTTTAAATTTGGATTCAGAGGTAAGACTTTTGGTGCCAGACTGGCCTGAAACCCACCCAGCGATAAGCTTGCGCCAGTTAACCAATCACACTTCTGGAATTCGTGACTACATTATTCCGCATGAGTTTCTCTCGAATGTGCAATACAACAACACTTTAGAAGCTTTGAATATTTTTAAAAATGACCCTTTGCTTTTTGTTCCCGGTTCGGATCAGAGTTATTCTACTTATAATTGGACTCTTCTGAGTGCGGCAATGGAGTCAGCAAAAGGGGAAACCTTTAAGGAGATAGTTAGTACTGAAGTTTTTGAACCTCTAGGATTGAAGAGAACTACCTTTGATGATGCGGCACCAATTATCCCAAGTAGACAGGGCGCTTATTCTTTTTTTACAGGTGTGCTTATAAATTCTCCAGAGGTGAATAGTAGCTATAAGTATGCTGGCGGTGGAATATTATCCACGCCAAAAGATGTGGTGAAATTTGCGCTTTCTCATCTGAAGCCTGGTTTTCTGCAGGAGGAATCCATTTCTGAGCTATTTACTAACTCTAAACTTTCAGATGGAACAGAAACCAATATTGGTATTGGTTGGTTTCTTGGGGGGCAAGATTTCTTAGCTGGATATAATTCGGAAGAGTATGCGGATATAAGGCGTATTCTCGAAGTACACCCTAATTTGCTATACCACACGGGGCTAAGTATAGGAAGTACAAGTGTGCTTATACTTTGTCCTGAACACCAGCGGGCAGTGACTGTTATAAAGAATGTGGACTTGGAATCCAGTGCGGATCTGGTTGCCCTTGCTCTAAAGACCCTAGATCTCTTTCATAGTAATGAGCAAGTAAAATAG